The nucleotide window CAATCCACTGCTGGATGTTAACGAAGAAGTGGAAGCTACAGTTAGGGTTGGGGCTCTTATTGGGGTTGATTTAAATGGCTTCATACCAGAGACGGAAGCGTTAATCGGTACTGAAGGTGTCTCAATCGTTTCCAGATGAATTGTCTTTCCATAAATTTGAGGGGGGTGAGAAGTGGAAGTAAAGCTGAGTGGATTCGGAGTCTTAAAACTAGCCATGGGATTCATTTTATCGCCATACAGGAGACAAAATTACAAGATGCCGAGTCATTTATGTTTAATCAATACTGGGGCAGAGCGGAGTATAAACTAGCTGTGGTGAATTCTCAAGGTAGATCTGGTGGTCTAGCATGTCTCTGGTGCCCATCGGTATTCAGGAGTGTTGATGTGATCCATAACAGGTATTACATAGTTGTGTCCAGTTTTATTGTGCAATCTGGCTGTAGAATAAATTATATGAATATCTATGCACCAAATGAGGCGTCGAGTAGGCGGGCGTTGTGGTCGGAGATTTTGAATGTCAAGAATGCTTTACAAGGGCTATGGGTCTTAATGGGGAACTTTAATGAGGTTAGAGAAGCTAGTGAACGTCTCAACTCGGAGTTTATAGAATCGAATGCAGATGCGTTTAACCAATTTATCCTATCTGCCGGACTTGTGGAATATAATATGGGTGGGGGTAATTACACCTATATTTCCGACAATGGAAAAAAGTTAAGCAAACTCGATCGGTTCCTCGTATGCTTGGGCTTTAGGGAACAGTGGCCAAATGCAACGGTGCTTGCGCTGGATCGGGTAGCCTCGGACCATCGCCCAATTGTATTGTCTACTGTCGAATCAGACTTTGGTCATACCCCATTTAGATTTTTTAATTCCTGGTTCGAGCTCCCTGGTTTTTTTGACTTTGTGCTCCAAATGTGTGGTGCTTTCTCGTTCTCGGGGCCGGAAGATCTTGCCCTAGCAATAAAATTGAGATGGTTAAAAAATAAGATTAAAACATGGTTGAAAGCGGAAAAAGAAAACAGGCAGGGGCTATATGATAGGAAAAAAAGGAGGTTGGCTAATATTGAACAATTGGCGGAAGAAAGAGTTCTGGCGGATGAGGAGTTGGCTGAGAGGGCAGATTCTAGAAATTATATGGCAGAATTTGATAGACTAAAGCAGTTAGACTTGAGACAAAAATCGAGATCAAAATGGGCTTTCGAGGGGGACGAAAATTCAGCTTATTTTCACCAGGTTATAAATTCCAATATTAGTACAAATCGGTTGAACGGACTGATGATCGATAGTGTTTGGATTACCAACCCCGTGTCTATCAAGGAGGCTCTGTTTGAATTCTTTGTTCAGCAGTTTTCTGAACCAATGAATATTAGACCAGAATTGGTTTGCCCGAACCTGGCGACCTTATCGGATAATGACGCTAATTTGTTGGAGAGCCCATTTACACTGGAGGAAATTAAAGCAGCCGTGTGGGATTGTGATGGGGATCGGGCTCCGGGCCCGGATGGTTTCAATTTCAAGTTTATGAAAAGGTGTTGGGTCGGAGTTCGTAATGATTTGCTTATGCTATTAAACAAGTTCTATGAGTCGGGATCTCTAAACCCGAGCTGCACCTCTTCATTTATAGCTTTGATCTCGAAAATTAAAGATCCAGTGAGCCCAAAAGACTTCAGGCCTATTAGCCTTATCGGAGTAATCAACAAAGTAATATCGAAAGTCCTGGTTAATCGTCTCAAAGGAGTGATTGGGTGTTACACCCTTATATTTATACTAGAATTTAATAACTATTTTATACCAAAAGACATTAAATTACATAAGTTTCAAAACTATTACACCCTTAGCCTACTAAGACAAAAGTATAACGTGATATTGTTGTTTCAAAAATTGTTTACAACAAAAGAAACACTGATTAATCAAGTtcaaacatagcggaagcttcgaagtggagtgttcggttcattATCTTGTCGCTTGATCGCCTTCCATGACCACCTAATTACCTATGTATCAACAATTAAATCGTTagttcttgatgtttatgatTGATAAAATTTCAAGATTTAACACCACAttgaaataataaaaatataaaagtattccaggctccaccgtagtttacggttccaccgtaaattacggtgagtgctggaaattcttggttacaccgtaacacagtagaaaaccaccgtaaatcaaaaccctctaccgtaaattacggtgacaccgtaatttacggtagcacctgggaattCATGCTTTTGTTTGGTTTGAGCATTTCAACCAAAATCCCAACTCTCGGGTTTCAACATTCTGCATTATCAATGTAGTAAAAGTCTAATATTTCTAGTACATCATAATATAACCACTACATACATCAATTTATCATGTTTGGAATGTAGATCATgtttacttgattatttgacccgtttggcttgccTACGGAATTCCTTCCTTCATGACAACTACCAACGAGCTAAATTCGTTATTCATACAAGTATTCAATACAACAATGCATTCGCTTCAATTCAAAATAACTAGAAACTTTGATAATCAACTACAATGATCCAATGTCACATAATGTAACGAGTCATGTTACATACCTTGGCGCACACCCTTCAAACgagaatcaccaccggcttgtccgctcgacgtCCCGGTATCTTGTCCAATAGAGTTCATTTACAAGACATGTTTAGAACCCTCTTAGACATCATTTCGCATAATATACCGAAACATCTTAATTAAGCGTTAAAGCTTCAAATTTCTATTTGTcaaccttctttgaggcatttccaCAAACATCTAGAGGGCAGAATTTCTATATTATTCATATTCATGTTTATGGATTGCTTAGTAGTTGACTTAACTTCAATTAAGCCATCATATATCATGTAAACATCACATCTTTTCTGGAACTATCTTCTAAGGTCGAATTTTACTAGTATAACCACTAAGAACCCtagaattcatcatcatcttgtaaaacccacaacccaccttcaaggtgttcatggagttttctgaatttggtcatgatttcacatgtaattggttgagtctaacctctaaacaccaaatagattctaaactaaccaaataacactcatgcaacatcaattttccagatttcacaacatcatgagaaattcaagcaaagaattaacacaagtttttacataccttggaatcctctcgtgatgaggatcactaatctatgtttagattttgtttttgatcagatttgagctctcaatttgatgttttttgtgattttagggttttggaatggggGCGTCGCCCCCTTCTTCTGTTCTGATCGACCAACACTCCAAattttggagtgtttggttactaattgtGATTTAGTTTTAACTTTTGACAATTCCAGCCCCTCAACTTTGTTCTACACATTATTTAATAGGCTTTAACCTTTCATGAGTTATTTCTAGtctatcaactaactaggttaaaaatttcTAGTTAGTAAACTCCCgtttattaataatttataattttaacataaagttttatattttcggggtgttacaagtccaccccccttaaaaggggtttcgtccccgaaaccgaattacataccaaataatgtagggtggagtcgccgcatttcttcctcggactcccatgtggtgtctgacccttttctgtgctcccatttgactttgacttgacttaatatcttgttcctcaaacttttctccttacgatctaaaatcgcaattggttttaccgcatagttgaggctgttatccacctcgatgtcatcgtagtggatatgagcagtttcgtcggccaaacattttcgaagatgtgatacgtggaatgtgctatgaattccactcaactcttcgggtaattcaagtcgataagccactttaccgacccgttcagtgattctaaatggcccaataaatctcgggcttaactttcccctttttctgaatctaatgatacccttccatggggaaacctttagcatgaccatatcgccaacctgaaactcaattggcctttttcttttatctgcgtatgccttttgccggtcttgagccgctttcaagtgtgcccgaactatgtcaattttcgcatttgtagctcggattatatcgGTTGGCGCTATCCcccgcggacccacttctccccaacataccggagtccgacactttctgccatataatagttcatacggggccattttaatgctcgcgtgatagctattgttgtatgcgaattcgaccaagggtaaatggacatcccaactacccccaaagtcaataatgcaagcccgcagcatatcacccaatgtttgtattgtcCTCTCGCTcggcccatccgtttgtggatggtaagcagtgctaagaaACAATTTAGTCcccatctgttcttgaaattcacgccagaatttcgaagtaaaccgagtatctctatctgacacaatggatatcggtaccccatgccttgctataATTTCATTGGTGTAAACCTCAGACATTTTCTcagacgtataagtctcacgaatcggaataaagtgagcactcttagttaacctatccacgactacccaaatagcatcaaagccacgacttgttttaggtagtttggtcaataggtccatcgtaatttgctcccatttccaaaccgggatttctaacggttgaagtttaccatatggtttttggtgttctGCCTTGACTTGTAAGCACgtcaaacacttctccacgtatttcaccgtgtcccgcttcattcagggccaccaatagttttgcttcaagtcatgatacatcttggtcgctcccgggtgaatggaataacgggatttatgagcttcatcgagtagaagctttttaaccccacatgtgttagggacccagattctattaaaacgagtcttCAGGCCGTGACTGCCTACCTCTAGGTCcttaacttggccgataattctttcctttttccagttttctgcCTTTTCAGCTTCATTTTGTGCTTCTCGAACTCGTTCTAGCAagcttgaagtcacaaccagttgcattgatcgtacccgtattggggtataatctgttttgcggctcagcgcatcggccactgcattagcctttcctgggtgataacgtatttcacaatcgtaatccttcaccgtttccagccaccgcctttgtcgcatatttaactccttctgatcgaagaagtatttcaaactcttgtggtcggtgaatatggtgcattttactccgtacaagtagtgcctccatatttttaatgcaaacactaccgccgccaaCTCGAGATCGTGCGTAGGATATTTCTGTTCGTGTATCtttaattgcctcgaggcataggctatcaccttgccccgttgcatcaatacacatccgagtcccgatagtgaagcatccgaataaacctccATGTCTTCAACTCCGTCCGGTAGTGTtagtaccggagcttgagttaatttttcttttagcgtttgaaacgctttctCTTGTTCAACGCCCCAGATGAATCTTTCTGTCTTTCGGGTCAGCTTGGTTAGtggtgacgcaatcttggagaaatcttgaataaatctcctataatatcccgcaagtcccaaaaagcttctaatttcagaAGGGTTCTTTGGGGAATTCCACTTTGCCACCGCCtcaatctttgacggatccaccagtactccgtcggcacttataatgtggccaagaaattgtacctctcgtaaccaaaaggcacatttagagaattttgcgtatagcttctctcgtctaagggcttctaacacttcttgtaggtgatgtgcgtgttcagcttcactttttgaatataccaatatatcatcgataaacacgatgaccgacttatccagcattggtttgcaaacccggttcatgaggtccatgaaagccgcgggtgcgtttGTTAGTCCGAATGACATcacaaggaattcgtaatgtccgtatctcgtgcggaaagtcgtcttcggcacatcttcttctttgacccttaattggtgataccccgatctaaggtcaattttggaaaaccagttcgcaccttgtagttggtcgaataaatcgtctatcctcgggagcgggtatcgattctttaccgtgagtttgttcaactcccggtaatcgatacacatgcgcatactcccgtctttctttctcacgaataataccggtgcgccccaaggagacacactcggccttatgaatcccttgtcaagcaggtcttggatttgggacatcaattcttgcaattctgacggcgcaagtcggtacggggcttttgctacgggtttcgcgcccggaatcaattcgatcccgaactctacttcccgttcgggcggtatccccgacaaatcttccggaaaaacatcttcataatctcgtactaccggtacatctccaatctttcgtgattctttttcggGTTCATTTGCGTATATCATAAATGCTTTGCATCCTTGCTTTATTAGCTTGTGtgctttcaacattgagcatacaatgggattgcctcctttctcgccatagatggtgacgtgtttcccgctcggagatgtcagttttatctctttacggaaacacacgacctttgcatggtgtcgagatagccaatccatcccaacgacgacttgaaattctcccatcgacatcgggattagatttatcaaatattcttcatcgtcaatgctcagtttgcaattttcacatacatcgcaaacaataaaacttttattattacctatctctacttctaagggcacaggtaatttagttagaataaatgaaggatgtcgaataaatccatatgaaacaaaggatttattcgcacccgtatcaaataacacacgtgcaggaatcgagtttacagtaaatatacctaagaccacgtcaggttcaatctttgcttctgcggcggttagttgaaaagatcttgcctttgcttTAGGGGCTTCACCCTTCTGTTCGTGCCCACCATTCTTTTCAACCAACTCCGGGCATTCAGATTTCttatgacccgttcgataacaattgtaacaaaccgttaccttctccgggcatgataaggctatatgtcccgttttcttgcatataggacaaggcttatccttgtaATTACATTCGCCTTTATGGCCCTTCCCGCAAATTTTGCAACTCGGTGACCCGCCTTTCGCATCAGATTTCCTTGAGCTCTCACTTGTTCGTGCCTTTTTAGTAGGGCTGGGATTTACATCAGGTGCCCTCCGTTCACCCCTTTCGATACTCTTTTTCAGCTCTATTTCCCTCTCCCGAGCAGCATttataatctcggtaagggtctcgtatttggaaggggtgataaactccctatactcggcactcaacatgttatgatagtagtatatcttttgttcttcgtttgtcacaagatcatcacaaaacttcattttatccataaacgttgccgtgatcttgtctatggtctcgtttttgtgcctgagctgcatgaattcttgcttgattttattcataaccgctttggggctatgatgcttcagaaatggcgtcttgaattcatcccaagtcatgatcttaacagcttcaataccgatctctctcttcttgttatcccaccaatcttttgcttgatttcttaattgacccgtaccataggctacatagtcatttacatcacaatgggttctctcgaataccccttcgatatcacttagccatctttggcacactattgggtcaacctccccattgtatatcggtggtttacaagccatgaattccttgtatgaacaaggtttccgtcctccatgtttttccttttcaagttttgagtcgtcttctaatttcttgattctatcttctaccattgatagaactgtgttttgaattctatcaatgaagcctgtcagactgttttcgattgcctttccaacctcttcggcaatcgcCTCTCTgacttgttcggtgactcttggcaccgcatcatcattacctttatcagccatcttcgtttctgaaatgtttacacaagttgttaaaacattccatttataacacatgctgttcttgtttgattctatcaagttcataacttgatttagtcgttcttgcttttgattcaatcaagttcacaacttgatttgatcgttcttgctgttgattcaatcaagttcacaacttgatttgatcgttcttgctgttgattcaatcaagttcacaacttgatttgatcgttcttgctgttgattcaatcaagttcacaacttgatttgatcgttcttgctgttgattcaatcaagttcacaacttgatttgatcgttcttgctgttgattcaatcaaCTTCACAACTTGATTCaatcgttcttgctgttgattgagcttacttgctcttttcatgcatatttattcatttctcattctttacgtaatataaaatttattaactgaaattagttcttaccggatggtcgatcaagcttgaaccgaacacttattgacaaCCTGAGGCTATGAttaccaacttgttacaccctTATATTTATACTAGAATTTAATAACTATTTTATACCAAAAGACATTAAATTACATAAGTTTCAAAACTATTACACCCTTAGCCTACTAAGACAAAAGTATAACGTGATATTGTTGTTTCAGAAATTGTTTACAACAAAAGAAACACTGATTAATCAAGTtcaaacatagcggaagcttcgaagtggagtgttcggttcattATCTTGTCGCTTGATCGCCTTCCATGACCACCTAATTACCTATGTATCAACAATTAAATCGTTagttcttgatgtttatgatTGATAAAATTTCAAGATTTAACACCACAttgaaataataaaaatataaaagtattccaggctccaccgtactttacggttccaccgtaaattacggtgagtgctggaaattcttggttacaccgtaacacagtagaaaaccaccgtaaatcaaaaccctctaccgtaaattacggtgacaccgtaatttacggtagcacctgggaattCATGCTTTTGTTTGGTTTGAGCATTTCAACCAAAATCCCAACTCTCGGGTTTCAACATTCTGCATTATCAATGTAGTAAAAGTCTAATATTTCTAGTACATCATAATATAACCACTACATACATCAATTTATCATGTTTGGAATGTAGATCATgtttacttgattatttgacccgtttggcttgccTACGGAATTCCTTCCTTCATGACAACTACCAACGAGCTAAATTCGTTATTCATACAAGTATTCAATACAACAATGCATTCGCTTCAATTCAAAATAACTAGAAACTTTGATAATCAACTACAATGATCCAATGTCACATAATGTAACGAGTCATGTTACATACCTTGGCGCACACCCTTCAAACgagaatcaccaccggcttgtccgctcgacgtcccggtatcttgtcctatagagttcatttacAAGACATGTTTAGAACCCTCTTAGACATCATTTCGCATAATATACTGAAACATCTTAATTAAGCGTTAAAGCTTCAAATTTCTATTTGTcaaccttctttgaggcatttccaCAAACATCTAGAGGGCAGAATTTCTATATTATTCATATTCATGTTTATGGATTGCTTAGTAGTTGACTTAACTTCAATTAAGCCATCATATATCATGTAAACATCACATCTTTTCTGGAACTATCTTCTAAGGTCGAATTTTACTAGTATAACCACTAAGAACCCtagaattcatcatcatcttgtaaaacccacaacccaccttcaaggtgttcatggagttttctgaatttggtcatgatttcacatgtaattggttgagtctaacctctaaacaccaaatagattctaaactaaccaaataacactcatgcaacatcaattttccagatttcacaacatcatgagaaattcaagcaaagaattaacacaagtttttacataccttggaatcctctcgtgatgaggatcactaatctgtgtttagattttgtttttgatcagatttgagCTCTCAATTTGGCAGCCCTTATTAGTTGCAGGTATTGATATAAAAAGTGCATTTTCAGCAGTGGTGGCTAATGGTAAAGATACCCAGTTTTGGTTAGATAGCTGGATCGATCCAGAGCCGTTGTATCTTAAGTTTCCAGAATTATTTAAGGAGGAAAGTGAGAAAACATGTCTAGTTGCGGATAGATGGTCCAGTAGCGTTAATGGGCCGGTGTGGAGGTGGGCCTGGAATCGGCCAGCCCTCGGGTCAGTTGTTCTTGGCCAGCTTCAGCAGTTGATGTCTTTGTTAAGTGGTAGCTCCATGTCGTTAAGTTCGGATATATGGAAATGGAGATATGAAGCGGATGGTGTCTTTACTGTTGGGAGTATAAAGTATATCTTAAGCTCCGTTGGTCGTAGCAGCCCCGAAAACGTATTTGAGTGGAATAGTTGGGTCCCAAAAAAGGTTTGTATAGTCGCTTGGAGGGCAGAAATGGAGAGGCTTCCGACCAAGAGCGCGTTGGCAAGGAGAAACGTTCCAGTTCCGGATCAATTATGTGTTCTTTGTGGTGATTATGTTGAGTCCTGTGATCATGTATTTGTATCGTGTCACTTTGCACAAACGGTATGGCAGAATTTGGCAGCTTGGCTCAAGATGCAGCCGGTCATAGCATTCGGTATAAAGGATCTCCTCACTCTTCATGCGTCAATATCGGGCTCAAGGAAAAGGAAAGTCGTTCATGCTATTGCCTTGGTGGCTTTTTGGTGTGTATGGAAGTTGAGGAACGATATAGTATTCCGGCAAGCGGCACCAAACATTACGAGAACCTTGGATGAGATAAAATCGATGGCATTCCTATGGATTAAGAGTCGTGCAAAACTGAATACATTGACATGGGAGGACTGGAGTCGGTTCAATTTAGGTGTCATGTAATCATGTAACGATGTAATCTTGGTTGGTCTGATTTTTTGGTGTAAAACGTTGTATATCTGGTGTGTAGCATCTTGCTACTATGAATAAAATAATTTCTGTcggccattcaaaaaaaaaaaaaaacaaatctagATTATTGTTTAAATCTCCATAGAATTCATAATTATTGCTAAAATGATGCCCTAAAGTTAATCAAACTCAAACTCAAATCCTAAAAAAAGTTACTTCTTTCTAAACTTACCATAAACATTTTCATCTGAATTTATAAAGTTGGGAAAACCAAATAATCACATACTCTGTTTATGCATAAAGAGTAACAAGTACAAGAGATGGTGGGAGGTACAAACGAAATAATTAGTTGGGCTTTTGTTTTGAAGTTTTTAAGGAAAGAATAAAAAACTAATGTTGTAGGGGTCACAAGGTCAAGTTTAGTGATGTCCTCCTAAAGATCACCATGATTGTAAAAATCAGGTTAGAATATATCATTTGAAAATCTTATTAATATCTACCAGACTTCATATCACTGGTGGTGGTCCATTGGTGTTTGGCGAAGGCAAACTTTTGTTggaaattttgtaaaaatatcatattttcacaaatataggaaaaacatttttcctaattttgaactaaaaataaatataagaaacgatagagatttcatatatttatttgtgagtttgtgttttatgttggaagagcttcgcaacgaactaaatcACGTCCAAAacagagctaagatgaatgagatatcgatgttTAAAGTTTGGTGACATTGAATGCTGAAAAATTGGAAAAATGGCACATTGTCCCACGTAggaggagagatgaaacttaaaggggtatttataAGTGGGAACACTCCATCCtcattgtttcatggaagcacataCTAAGTGTACTCGCGCGCGTGGCGTAGGCGATGGGCGCAACGTGGCGCTTTGACAGCGCACTTTGCACTTTGCGCGCTCGCAACGCCGCGAGTGTAACACatcgaaaacgggtttggtaatttaaACCCGGTTAATATTAATGAACgagtaaaataccgttagtggtaaaaattaacccggtaaatattaggatttaaataaatatacCTAATATTGAATAAAAAGGAGAACAAATGCTTTTGAGAAAATAAATTTTACAAGAGGCCCGAGTTAAGGGACTTAAAATACTCTTAACTTGCCATCTTCCATTAGAAACCGGTTTAGAATCTTGTATGTACGTACTTAGAGACTTGATCtccttagagacttaaaatacTCTTAACACATTTTGAACCAAGACTTGCTAGTTTGCGTGACGAAGTTTGTTTATAATGAAATGTGTGTCATTTACATTGTAAACCAAGAAGTCACTATGCTATGAGTAAAT belongs to Helianthus annuus cultivar XRQ/B chromosome 5, HanXRQr2.0-SUNRISE, whole genome shotgun sequence and includes:
- the LOC110943975 gene encoding uncharacterized protein LOC110943975, whose amino-acid sequence is MSLSSDIWKWRYEADGVFTVGSIKYILSSVGRSSPENVFEWNSWVPKKVCIVAWRAEMERLPTKSALARRNVPVPDQLCVLCGDYVESCDHVFVSCHFAQTVWQNLAAWLKMQPVIAFGIKDLLTLHASISGSRKRKVVHAIALVAFWCVWKLRNDIVFRQAAPNITRTLDEIKSMAFLWIKSRAKLNTLTWEDWSRFNLGVM